The genomic window GCTTATCCGCCGAACTGCCGCGGCGGTTGAGGATCACGATGCCTTTGCGTTCAGACCGGCGAAGAACGCCCATCTCGATTGATCCATATTACACGAAGTCCTTACCAAGAGGGGCGATTGGCAGCGTAAAGCGGACGGTGGTTCCTTGGTTTAATTGGCTTTCGATGGCTAGCTCCCCGCCGTGCGCCTTGACTAGGTGCTTCACGATGGCCAGGCCAAGTCCTGTCCCGCCCATCTCCCGAGAGCGGGCCCTATCTACCCGGTAGAATCGCTCCGTGATCCTGGGTAAGTCCTGAGAGGGGATGCCGATACCGGTATCCTGCACTGCAACCTCCACGAAGTCAACGGCAGGGTGTAGGGTATCGGGTGTAGGGTGGGTGAGCGAAGCGGACACCCTGACAGTCCCGCCCTTTGGAGTAAACTTGAAACTGTTGTCCAGGAGGTTGATCATAACCTGTGCGATCCGATCGCGGTCGGCCAGAACGCACGGTAGATCATGGGGAAGCTCGGCCTGAAGCTCGATCTCCTGCTTGGTCGCTTGCGGTCCGTAGATTGTCATAACGCTCCCCACCACCTCGGCAAGGCTCATCGAGCGCCGGTGAAGGGCGATCTTCCCCAACTCGAGGTTGGAGAGATCCAGCAGGTCGTCCAGGAGCCGACCCAAACGCTCGGTGTGCTTGTGAATCACCTCGAGGAACGGACGGGCATGCTCCCGATCCTCGAGCGCTCCCTCCAAGAGGGTCTCCAGGTATCCCCTGACTGAGGTGAGGGGGGTGCGGAGCTCATGAGAGACGTTGGCCACAAACTCCGTACGGGCCGTCTCCAGCCGACGGAGCTCGGTGACATCATGCATCACCCAAAGGGCGCCTGATGGTCGTTCGCTGCCCTTGAGGGGAGAGGCGTGCACTTGAAGCACCCGCTGCACCGGGGTAAAGATATGAAGCTCCCGCGGGGCGAAAATCCCCTCCCGAAGCGTTTGATTCAAAAGATCTAACATCTCCTTGTTGCGGATCACCTCGAGAAATGGCCTGCCCTCCGCTACGACCGACGAGATGTTGAAGAGCCGGCAGGCGCTGGCGTTAATAAAGAGGATCCGATTCATCCCATCAACCGCCAGCACCCCTTCCACCATGCTGTCAAGGATGGCGGCCCCCTTGGCCCGTTCCTCTTCCAGCGCGGTGAGCCGATCCTCCAGCCCCTTTGCCATCAGATTCAGGGCATTCCCTAACTGGCCAATTTCATCGGAGGAGACCGCGGAAATCTTTCGGGAGAAGTCCCCATCGGCCATGCGACGAGCGACGGCTGTCATCTCGGCGATGGGGCTGGTCACCTGACGAGCGAAGATGAAACCCAGGACCGCTGCCGCCGCCAGGGCAATCAGGCCCCCAATGACCAGTGTGTGCCTGATTAACGCGAGATCACGACTGAGATCAGAAAGCGGCATCGCAACGCGGAGGACCCCGGTGATTACCCCATCCTGTCGCAGGGGGATGGCCAGATACAGCATCGTGACGCCGAGGGTGTCGCTTTGACGAAGAACGCTCCCCACACCATCGGTGATGGCA from Candidatus Methylomirabilis sp. includes these protein-coding regions:
- a CDS encoding two-component system histidine kinase PnpS, translating into MSRIEGGFQRKLIGTYLLLVLVIVAVAGVYLLSSLERTPIDRLKTSLQAQAQLMSNEVNPALLSRDAEQLQRLAQRLAQQVATRVTVIEAGGRVLADSERTLEQVALMDNHLHRPEVQAAITDGVGSVLRQSDTLGVTMLYLAIPLRQDGVITGVLRVAMPLSDLSRDLALIRHTLVIGGLIALAAAAVLGFIFARQVTSPIAEMTAVARRMADGDFSRKISAVSSDEIGQLGNALNLMAKGLEDRLTALEEERAKGAAILDSMVEGVLAVDGMNRILFINASACRLFNISSVVAEGRPFLEVIRNKEMLDLLNQTLREGIFAPRELHIFTPVQRVLQVHASPLKGSERPSGALWVMHDVTELRRLETARTEFVANVSHELRTPLTSVRGYLETLLEGALEDREHARPFLEVIHKHTERLGRLLDDLLDLSNLELGKIALHRRSMSLAEVVGSVMTIYGPQATKQEIELQAELPHDLPCVLADRDRIAQVMINLLDNSFKFTPKGGTVRVSASLTHPTPDTLHPAVDFVEVAVQDTGIGIPSQDLPRITERFYRVDRARSREMGGTGLGLAIVKHLVKAHGGELAIESQLNQGTTVRFTLPIAPLGKDFV